Proteins from a single region of Bombus pascuorum chromosome 5, iyBomPasc1.1, whole genome shotgun sequence:
- the LOC132906673 gene encoding uncharacterized protein LOC132906673, with product MAGDDGAPPDNEILTDGEGQGASVRGEPHSRVGGILECDPPGNKNSSSQRVSNDNDYAGGSADTVIPQDHNGGGGTPIAGDNGALCRYAIGTAHTAMSFIEVCQIRLQNFFPQLISSSRYTLCEDSIERTAECLANDVIRYLLKEDIYLISRDPVSRSMRHNVYQMLNKHSILFASMVNRLNVVPDTAYEAFTGVADELFLHGGVTWARIVCLYAFMGRLALWARDRRMHTLKKKLPLYVSRFIGEKVAHFIKGYGGWEQLCIEYPVAEEISGAIWRSLIMTGATLGLVATILTVTS from the exons ATGGCCGGCGACGACGGTGCACCACCGGACAATGAGATCCTCACGGATGGAGAGGGGCAGGGTGCGTCAGTGCGGGGGGAACCGCATTCCAGAGTGGGCGGCATCCTGGAATGCGATCCCCCCGGTAACAAGAATTCGTCGAGCCAGCGAGTCTCTAACGACAACGACTACGCCGGCGGAAGCGCTGATACTGTGATTCCACAGGATCATAACGGAGGCGGTGGAACACCGATTGCCGGTGATAACGGCGCTCTGTGCCGATATGCTATCGGCACTGCACATACCGCTATGTCTTTTATCGAAGTTTGTCAG ATCCGATTGCAGAACTTTTTTCCGCAGTTGATTTCGTCTTCGCGGTATACTCTCTGCGAAGATTCCATAGAGCGGACAGCAGAGTGTTTAGCCAACGATGTGATACGGTATCTACTGAAGGAAGATATATATCTGATATCTCGAGACCCAGTTTCCCGTAGTATGAGACACAACGTGTATCAAATGTTGAATAAACATAGTATTCTCTTCGCAAGTATGGTAAATCGTCTAAACGTTGTGCCAGATACGGCATACGAAGCGTTCACGGGAGTTGCGGACGAATTATTCTTACACGGTGGAGTTACATGGGCGAGAATCGTTTGTCTATATGCATTCATGGGTAGACTCGCTCTGTGGGCACGTGATAGACGAATGCACActctaaagaaaaaattacctCTTTACGTCTCCAGATTTATTGGTGAGAAAGTTGCACATTTCATCAAAGGATACGGAGGATGG GAGCAACTGTGTATAGAATACCCTGTGGCAGAAGAAATAAGTGGAGCAATTTGGAGAAGTCTTATAATGACAGGTGCTACACTTGGTTTGGTTGCAACGATCTTAACAGTGACCTCCTGA
- the LOC132906661 gene encoding E3 ubiquitin-protein ligase ariadne-1 codes for MDSEEETYDDVDSGNESSGDDVDFAMEIEAGNLRERATDVDDYPFEVLSTEEIVQHMVDSIKEVNTVVEIPATTTRILLNHFKWDKEKLMERFYDGDQEKLFAEARVVNPFRKGPLINRTQSSQSSLTRRTSTNGTEECGICFTVQPSAMMTGLECGHRFCTGCWGEYLTTKIMEEGVGQTIACAAHACDILVDDASVMRLIKDSKVKLKYQHLITNSFVECNRLLRWCPSPDCNNAIKVQYVEARPVTCKCGHTFCFHCGENWHDPVKCHLLRKWIKKCDDDSETSNWIAANTKECPKCNVTIEKDGGCNHMVCKNQNCKTDFCWVCLGPWEPHGSSWYNCNRYDEEEAKAARDAQEKSRSALQRYLFYCNRYINHMQSLKFESKLYASVKEKMEEMQQHNMSWIEVQFLKKAVDILCSCRQTLMYTYVFAYYVRKNNQSVIFEDNQKDLEGTTERLSEYLERDITSENLADIKQKVQDKYRYCDSRRKVLLEHVHEGYEKDWWDYVE; via the exons ATGGATTCTGAAGAAGAAACGTACGATGATGTTGATTCTGGTAATGAGTCTAGCGGAGATGATGTTGATTTTGCAATGGAAATTGAAGCTGGAAATCTAAGAGAACGGGCTACAGATGTTGACGATTATCCTTTTGAAGTCTTGTCAACAGAAGAAATAGTACAACACATGGTTGATTCTATTAAGGAAGTTAACACTGTTGTAGAA ATACCAGCCACAACTAcacgtattttattaaatcattttaagtgggataaagaaaaattaatggaaCGTTTTTATGATGGTGATCAGGAAAAGTTGTTTGCAGAAGCAAGAGTCGTTAATCCATTTAGAAAGGGTCCATTAATAAATAGAACTCAATCTTCTCAAAGTTCACTA ACCAGAAGAACTTCAACAAATGGTACAGAAGAATGTGGAATTTGTTTTACTGTTCAACCATCTGCA ATGATGACTGGACTCGAATGTGGACATCGCTTTTGTACTGGCTGTTGGGGGGAGTATCTCACAACCAAAATTATGGAAGAAGGAGTTGGCCAAACGATTGCATGTGCAGCGCATGCTTGTGACATTTTAGTTGATGATGCCAGTGTTATGCGTCTTATAAAAGACTCTaaagtgaaattgaaatatcaacatttaataacaaatagtTTTGTTgaa tgCAATAGGTTATTAAGGTGGTGTCCATCTCCAGACTGTAATAATGCAATAAAAGTGCAGTATGTGGAAGCAAGACCAGTAACTTGTAAATGTGGACATACATTCTGTTTCCATTGTGGTGAAAATTGGCATGATCCAGTAAAATGCCATTTGTTGCGCAAATGGATAAAGAAGTGTGATGATGATTCTGAAACGTCAAATTGGATTGCTGCAAATACAAAAGAATGCCCAAAATGTAACGTCACTATCGAAAAAGATGGTGGATGCAATCATATGGTGTGcaaaaatcaaaattgtaaaactgaCTTTTGTTGGGTGTGTCTTGGACCATGGGAACCACATGGTTCAAGCTGGTATAATTGTAACCGTTATGATGAGGAAGAAGCTAAAGCAGCACGAGATGCTCAAGAAAAATCGCGATCTGCATTACAAAGATATCTATTCTAttgtaatagatatataaatcaCATGCAatcattgaaatttgaaagtaaacTATATGCAagtgtaaaagaaaaaatggaagaaatgcAGCAACATAACATGTCATGGATTGAG gtacaatttttaaagaaagcaGTAGACATTTTGTGTTCCTGTAGACAGACTCTTATGTATACTTACGTTTTTGCTTATTATGTGCGAAAAAATAACCAATCTGTGATTTTTGAAGACAACCAAAAGGATCTAGAGGGCACTACAGAACGCCTCTCTGAATACCTAGAACGAGATATTACAAGTGAAAATCTTGCTGATATTAAACAAAAGGTTCAAGACAAATATAG ATATTGCGATAGCCGGAGGAAAGTGCTTTTGGAACATGTACATGAAGGTTATGAAAAAGATTGGTGGGACTATGTTGAATAG
- the LOC132906663 gene encoding serine/threonine-protein kinase ULK3 isoform X1, translating to MSLPSVSDYTLLEKIGAGSYATVYKAFKKDGCREVVAIKCVDKSSLSKSAIDNIVTEIYLLKILRHENIVEMRDFFWDEGHIYIVMEYCDGGDLSSFIRKRHKLPEQICRRFLQQLALALKYLRNNNVSHMDLKPQNLLLMRRPQLTLKVGDFGFARFLSNSQTKFAICGSPLYMAPEILLKNKYDARVDLWSVGVIMYECLFGEAPYSSNSFQELAEKIKDCRPIKLPKGSHVSSECKDLLMSLLRHDPDERITFDEFFAHDFLDLAHAPTKENYDKAVELIQKAVKMDAEKNLKEALHLYCEALRYFIPIVTSETDLKRKESLRSRINDYIKRAEVLKASCIDSSNDKDKCVPVEHKEYSIQRISSLNEASFVYHELRTLSKSTTSMADGLEIGAIAELYLAEGNYALALEKFQSCLGILVPLLRKEPPGRRRDLLHKQVQYWMKEAESTKGLLATKDIEESAQHASDAYEQCIMQ from the exons ATGAGTTTACCCAGCGTAAGTGATTATactttattagaaaaaatcgGTGCGGGGAGTTATGCAACTGTTTACAAAGCTTTTAAGAAG GATGGATGCCGAGAGGTAGTCGCAATCAAGTGTGTAGACAAATCATCACTCTCCAAGTCGGCTATCGATAATATCGTCACGGAGATCTATCTCCTAAAAATACTGCGCCACGAGAATATCGTCGAAATGAGGGATTTTTTTTGGGACGAAGG GCACATATACATCGTAATGGAATACTGTGATGGCGGCGATCTATCGAGTTTTATAAGGAAGAGGCACAAGTTACCCGAGCAAATTTGTCGTCGATTTTTGCAACAACTTGCACTCGCTCTAAAATATCtacgtaataataatgttagtCATATGGACTTGAAACCACAAAATTTATTGCTAATGAGAAGGCCACAATTAACATTAAAAGTCGGAG ACTTCGGTTTCGCTCGATTTCTTTCGAATTCGCAAACAAAATTTGCGATTTGTGGTTCTCCACTTTACATGGCGCCGGAAATTTTATTGAAGAACAAATATGACGCTCGTGTTGATTTGTGGAGCGTCGGTGTGATCATGTACGAATGCCTTTTTGGCGAAGCTCCGTATTCTAGCAACAGCTTCCAGGAGTTAGCTGAGAAAATCAAGGACTGCCGACCTATTAAG TTACCGAAAGGCTCGCATGTCTCATCGGAGTGCAAGGATTTATTGATGTCCTTGTTGAGGCACGACCCTGACGAGAGGATAACGTTTGATGAATTTTTCGCCCATGATTTCCTGGATTTGGCTCATGCGCCAACAAAGGAAAATTACGACAAGGCGGTAGAGTTAATTCAAAAGGCTGTGAAAATGGATGcggaaaaaaatttgaaagaagctttacatttatattgtgAAGCtcttagatattttattcctaTTGTAACAA gTGAGACTGAtttaaagaggaaagaaagttTAAGATCACGCATAAatgattatattaaaagagCAGAGGTATTGAAAGCATCCTGTATAGATAGTAGTAATGATAAAGATAAATGTGTTCCTGTGGAACATAAAGAATATTCTATTCAGAGGATATCATCTTTAAATGAGGCGTCATTTGTGTATCATGAACTAA GAACGCTTAGCAAAAGTACAACCAGTATGGCGGATGGGCTTGAGATAGGAGCAATCGCTGAATTGTATCTTGCGGAAGGGAATTATGCGCTTgcgttagaaaaatttcaatcttgTCTAGGGATATTGGTACCTCTTTTGCGAAAAGAACCTCCAGGTCGAAGAAGAGATTTGTTACATAAACAG GTACAATATTGGATGAAAGAAGCCGAAAGTACCAAAGGGCTTTTGGCTACTAAAGATATCGAGGAGTCCGCACAACATGCCTCTGATGCGTACGAGCAATGCATAATGCAGTAA
- the LOC132906663 gene encoding serine/threonine-protein kinase ULK3 isoform X2 → MEYCDGGDLSSFIRKRHKLPEQICRRFLQQLALALKYLRNNNVSHMDLKPQNLLLMRRPQLTLKVGDFGFARFLSNSQTKFAICGSPLYMAPEILLKNKYDARVDLWSVGVIMYECLFGEAPYSSNSFQELAEKIKDCRPIKLPKGSHVSSECKDLLMSLLRHDPDERITFDEFFAHDFLDLAHAPTKENYDKAVELIQKAVKMDAEKNLKEALHLYCEALRYFIPIVTSETDLKRKESLRSRINDYIKRAEVLKASCIDSSNDKDKCVPVEHKEYSIQRISSLNEASFVYHELRTLSKSTTSMADGLEIGAIAELYLAEGNYALALEKFQSCLGILVPLLRKEPPGRRRDLLHKQVQYWMKEAESTKGLLATKDIEESAQHASDAYEQCIMQ, encoded by the exons ATGGAATACTGTGATGGCGGCGATCTATCGAGTTTTATAAGGAAGAGGCACAAGTTACCCGAGCAAATTTGTCGTCGATTTTTGCAACAACTTGCACTCGCTCTAAAATATCtacgtaataataatgttagtCATATGGACTTGAAACCACAAAATTTATTGCTAATGAGAAGGCCACAATTAACATTAAAAGTCGGAG ACTTCGGTTTCGCTCGATTTCTTTCGAATTCGCAAACAAAATTTGCGATTTGTGGTTCTCCACTTTACATGGCGCCGGAAATTTTATTGAAGAACAAATATGACGCTCGTGTTGATTTGTGGAGCGTCGGTGTGATCATGTACGAATGCCTTTTTGGCGAAGCTCCGTATTCTAGCAACAGCTTCCAGGAGTTAGCTGAGAAAATCAAGGACTGCCGACCTATTAAG TTACCGAAAGGCTCGCATGTCTCATCGGAGTGCAAGGATTTATTGATGTCCTTGTTGAGGCACGACCCTGACGAGAGGATAACGTTTGATGAATTTTTCGCCCATGATTTCCTGGATTTGGCTCATGCGCCAACAAAGGAAAATTACGACAAGGCGGTAGAGTTAATTCAAAAGGCTGTGAAAATGGATGcggaaaaaaatttgaaagaagctttacatttatattgtgAAGCtcttagatattttattcctaTTGTAACAA gTGAGACTGAtttaaagaggaaagaaagttTAAGATCACGCATAAatgattatattaaaagagCAGAGGTATTGAAAGCATCCTGTATAGATAGTAGTAATGATAAAGATAAATGTGTTCCTGTGGAACATAAAGAATATTCTATTCAGAGGATATCATCTTTAAATGAGGCGTCATTTGTGTATCATGAACTAA GAACGCTTAGCAAAAGTACAACCAGTATGGCGGATGGGCTTGAGATAGGAGCAATCGCTGAATTGTATCTTGCGGAAGGGAATTATGCGCTTgcgttagaaaaatttcaatcttgTCTAGGGATATTGGTACCTCTTTTGCGAAAAGAACCTCCAGGTCGAAGAAGAGATTTGTTACATAAACAG GTACAATATTGGATGAAAGAAGCCGAAAGTACCAAAGGGCTTTTGGCTACTAAAGATATCGAGGAGTCCGCACAACATGCCTCTGATGCGTACGAGCAATGCATAATGCAGTAA